The nucleotide sequence tacggtttgaacacaaccacaattaagaaaacataataactaatagcattaacgattgttccgatttaatttttagatataatttgattaaccctaaatgatttttaaaaatattttgttgtattgtgtttaaaaaaatattcatatcccactcaattacggttatctattattcaaatataatttaaaattattatttagtttatacaagatgactcaaatgatcctttttaagttttggacataaccagggttaagaaaatagaacaattaatcattacagcattgtccgatttaaatccaatttaatttttgaagttcatttgatgtactgtaaattatttttaaaatttttcttatgaattgtttttttaaaaaaaatttatatcttactctattactgttatttattattcgaatataatttacatttactatttcgcatatacaagatagccaaatgatgttttttacggtttgaacacaaccagaattaagaaaatataataatagcgttaacgattgttccgatttaattttaatttaatttttagatataatttgattaaccctaaatgatttttaaaaatattttgatgcattgtgtttaaaaaaaatagtcatatctcactcaattagggttatcttttattcaaatataatttaaaatttgtttcgtCATCACATGtttgtagtaattataattattaactttaattttctcttaatcaatacttagtgatactttaactttaatttaattctttacttgtatttaatatttatgcattcaaaaatacgcgttttgctaataacttatttaactttacataATTTGCCTTACATCTTTTCCTTTTCCCACCTTTTGTATATTCCTGAACTATACACATCTTTCCTTATATTGAATACGAATGTGAAAAGAGTGCTAAGGTTGTGCTAAGCTGTGAATTGAGTAGCAGCAATTCTGGCATTGACCGAAAACCGATTTGATCGATAAGTGTCGACACTGTTTTACGCGCGTATTTTTCGGTACGTGACCTACCACACCCATCCCCAAAATATCCAGGGtaagttactttatttactaagttaCTTTCTATTTACGTTTACGAATCAGCAGGTGAGAGGTTTAGATTACCGGTTAAATTCGAATATTAAGTCAGTAAAACCTATGACTTAAGGGTTTTACTTAATTCCCTCGGGATATACATATTTCGAAGGAGTTGACCCATTTTATTGGTCCTTCAAGCCTggataggttttttttttcttacagaatAAGACCGGGAATCTAACAGCCTTATCTGCTGAATTACTACATTTTTGAATGCATTTAACGACTCTTttactatttctatttttttacattagcctgagcttatattttgtgggataatttaattattaattatttactacGTTTATCTATAgacaaataaatacatatatttacatactctactacattatttaaaatataataattgcaatggtcttttaatCTTATTACTACTCTTGATCCTGTGTGCTATCACATatatatattgtaacgaaattcgggaacacacctttattgtcaacgtcaaaaacactaacctaactcgccttgactgtcgtttaattgtttccaaggtaaaaactgactaaacaattaaaactgaatgatttgtcacgaagcgcgtcctttttaaaacccgatggaacagtttcgaaatatttagaattatcttcattgtttttgcccaaagagaccaataattttaggagaatactgacagtcaaagcaagcaagtatacaaattctagaaaattagaactacagggatttacaataatataacctaaataacctaaattggggccaaaatggggctctcaaacaagatgaactacttaaaaactaaacactatagatgaaaataataaaccaaacgtaagtagaaccctaaagaaaccctacgaatcaactttaactacagaatactaataaaattgtacaaaaactagcagaataattaacgtatttacattttcataatactgctcccctctcaagtttgatcgtcccgatcaaacatgggaccacctgagtcatgatagggcgctagccggacgatgtttacaattttcatcttcgctgtcggatgtcgttggatacggtacaccacgtcgttgattctggtgaccacattgaatggaccttcccaatccttctggagctttggtgacttgcccttcgtcctccgtggattgtataaccagactttatccccaggattaaaaccggtagaatttgcctttatgtcataacgtgatttcattctgttactttctagatgaagtttatcccgtgcttgttcgtgaacaatttgtaaacgctcttgtaaatggtcgacgtactcctcaagggtttcagacttatggggtcttccagtaataatgtccaaaggtaaacgaagttcatcaccgtagacaacttttgccgggctttttccagttgacttgtggatagaagaacgatatgccaataggaatggttgtatacaggtatcccagtcggtttgcttagagtttactaccatctttaaataggtttcaaatgtgcggttaaatctttcaaccattccatcagactgagggtgtagtggggttgtacgggtcttattgattcccagcaactggcatacttgttggaatatttgtgactcaaagttccttccttggtctgaatgtatttctctgggtacaccaaatcgacaaatccagttctggaacagcacttcagctactgtcgttgcttcttggtttggaatcggatacacctcgggccacttactaaagtaatccatagcaacaagagcatatcggtttccggagctactagtaggaaaaggtcctgctacgtctatggcaattcgttcaaagggtgcaccaacaagatactgcatcatctttcctcttgtccgggtttttgggcccttgcttgacgaacactgctcacactgtcggcaccagcgttcaacatcttgatgactgttcagccagtaaaaccgttctctcacttttgccaaggtcttactaactccaaaatgtcctccgccgacaccgccatgaacagcttcaaggacttccggaatacgttttcgaggaaggactgtcagatatgtcttttcttttccatctacgctctcccagactctttttaataatccatcttttataaccaatgaattccattgagaccaataagctttaagttctggagatttgtcagaaatgtctttccattctggttttgaaatttctcgagatttcagttcgtaaataagaccaaatactgggtcatcacactgatcttggattaaactagctacatcccactctttagaactgtgaaggccaatacgattacaagtaaatatctctggatgctgttttgattcttttttaagacaatgttgacatgtttcaatacagggtcttctcgataaagcatcgacattttggtgatatgcgcctttcctatgttctattgtaaagtcatactcttgtaatcgttgaagccaccttgctatttgtccttcgggatttttaaactgaaacagccatttcaacgaagcatggtcggttctaaggataaatcgttgaccatacaaatatttatggaaatgttcaatagcttttactgctgacaatagctctcgtctggtgacacaatagtttctttctggttttgataacgttttactgaaataagctatcacgtgctcgccatcttcatatttttgtgatagaacggccccaattccaacattactcgcatcggtatccaaaataaaaggttgtccaggaatcggatatgttaaaattggagatgtgcatagtgctctttttaaccgttgaaatgcttcttcacagtctgttgaccaactaaataccattttgtcctccgtgagcttatgtagaggctttgcaagattagcgaaatttcttacaaatcttctgtaataggtacaaaggcccagaaagcttcttaactggtgtttatcagtgggtcgtggccaattttcgattgcctctactttatctggatcagtcttgacacctttttctgatattacatggccaaggtatcgaacttctttttgaaataagcaacattttttaggacttagcttcaggttggcctctcgcagtttaacaaatacctcttgaatattctttaaatgatcttcaaatgtttttcccagtatgatgacgtcatccagataaactaaacatgattcccaagtcattccacgtaaaactgtttccataagtctctcaaacgtagctggagcattgcagagtccaaagggcattactgtaaactgccaaagtcccgttccagtcgagaatgcggtcttttctttatcttctggatgcatctttacctgccagtatccactctttagatcgagtgttgagaaccattgtgaacctgataacgtgtccagggtgtcgtcaattcttggtaggggataactgtctttcttggtaatgtcattcagtcgccgatagtctacacaaaatctagtggatccatcctttttctttactagcacaactggagatgtccaaggactctgagaaggttctatcactccttgtgtcctcatttcttgaagcattgaggaaacttctccttgtttagctatcggaattcttcgaggtgcttgtttaatcggagcattgtctccagtgttaattcgatgctgcaccaaatcagttcttcccaggtcattatcgtgcaaggaaaacacatcttgattttcttcaagaagacgtcgcaatttactacactggtccatggttaaattggcagatgattcttcaaataggttttgtaaacatacaggaaaaggtctgtttgaataacgacttctatcagcatttttcatgactgccactacttcagagcatacgccaatgttctctccttgtttcaggtgttgatcatatccttttaaatttaccattcgaaccaaaacagtagatttcttctgcgtagataaagtcttggctggaaaaattcctttaccatatagtttgcagttttccatgggctcaatcaaaacagtttctccctcttttcctccagttgtagcattaatcaccacctctgaatttgctggtatggtaatatccttgaataacttaacgactctggtatttactttatcttcatataggtggtgcataaaaatctcttcatttctcgtcgtcaatatccggttatatacatccattttaaactgctgagcattcataacatctaatcctaatatgacatcatccatgatttctgccactaatACTGGCTGTTgaaatgttgttaagccaatggtgactgtagcttcatgcaatccaagaatcgggatcctttttccatttgcagactccagaattaaattgggtggtgctgaaagcctacagtgtgctacgatgttcggcttcacgatagtatgacttgatcctgtatccactaccatctcacattcacggccgcatatttttcccggtactaccaagctctctccaggatgtggcagccggtttagtcttatacgtggggcttggtagcacccagccagcttgcgccccataaagctgactagttgaagttttcctggttccttggatctcttaaaggcttcgggcattgacgtttaaggtgcccctcctcattacaattccagcattgcaatggtcttttaggtttcctcgctaataatgattcaatcttctttaggcgatcttcgagatcactttccggagttctgatttgtcttattcgtgtctgccttctagttgcttgaaaagctgcctcatactctagtccatgggccaaagcttctgaaatacttttatgatgagccatccttagggcgtggttagtatctggatctcgaactccgtcaataaaataatttatagaaatttgttctcggaactctgttggggctgaagggtaagccagatttactaatcgagcaacatcggcctcaaactgttgaagtccttcctcgggttgttgtcttctagatttcaattgagcctggtacacttgttgtagatgggcttcaccgtatctcatctctaaggtacgcaccagtacgtcgaaattgagctgatcctcagatggcaccattcttaatatttctgtagcttctcctctaaggcttagcttaagattgattgccttttcttcgttatcccagcgatttcccctagcagcggcctcaaattgatttaaataggtactccatgcttctttgccgtcgaattttggtggctttactttcatcattgtttgcattctaGGATCGGGATAAAGAGGGGTctgttttactttcatctctagttcttggatctttttttgtacttgtcctaattcttcttctactgttgcttcaaagttagtcattaattgtttctgattcttctccagatcttctttaagttgtaaaactcgttcctcttgttttctgtctcgttcttcctgctcctttttaagattatcttttaaattcagtaagtcatctttcatggttcgaatcaggtcttcattttctttcttcaggtcagatttaatcgtcttaagtaaatcttcctgtttcttatCTCGCTCTTCCTGTTCTTccctctgtttacggtctcgttcttcttgtttacggtctcgttcttcttgttcttccttttgTTTACGGTCtctttcttcttgtttgcggtctcgttcttcttgttcttccttctgtttacggtctcgttcttcttgcttgcggtctcgttcttcttgttcttccttctgtttacgatctctttcttcttgtttgcggtctcgttcttcttgttctttcctCTGCTTACgctctcgttcttcttgttctactttttgctcgtcaaacttcctcaATAGCAGCTCCAttaatttctcggtctccatcttggcctgagttcttgttaaaggcatccactaaaatgagcttccaaatatcctttacttctgacaccaattgtaacgaaattcgggaacacacctttattgtcaacgtcaaaaatactaacctaactcgccttgactgtcgtttaattgtttccaaggtaaaaactgactaaacaattaaaactgaatgatttgtcacgaagcgcgtcctttttaaaacccgatggaacagtttcgaaatatttagaattatcttcattgtttttgcccaaagagaccaataattttaggagaatactgacagtcaaagcaagcaagtatacaaattctagaaaattagaactacagggatttacaataatataacctaaataacctaaattggggccaaaatggggctctcaaacaagatgaactacttaaaaactaaacactatagatgaaaataataaaccaaacgtaagtagaaccctaaagaaaccctacgaatcaactttaactacagaatactaataaaattgtacaaaaactagcagaataattaacgtatttacattttcataataatatatatatatatatataatatatttttttgtcgatACTTATTTTTACGTACTTATGTGTCTGCATACTTTTacaatactattaaatttattataattttctttaaaagatttaaatacaaGCCAGATTCCAAGCACACTTGACCTTGGATTAATTTTTACGATTTGCAGCAAATTTGTGCGTTAAATTAAGCGGTATTTAGCCCGtttacttcaaatattttatctttttatgaaatatcgaatcacaaaaaaaaaggtattggTCGCGTGTTTGAAATATACAGGAGACTTTTCAAAGGATTTACGGAAAAGTTGCATagttaatatagtttttattttcaagtctttatccatttattactgtttttttggaatttattatgccaCCTAACGCCGataaagttttaaaagcaaaagcCTTGCGGCAAACGGCCATAAGTCAGCTTTCTTTAATTATAGAAGCTGCCCAAGCAGCAAAAAATGATGTGGCAGAGTTAAATTCCTTTAAAGTTAGATATAGATCTTTgcccaaaattaaaaaggattatgAAAAACACAACAATGCTCTTTTAGCCTTACATGCTTCTACTTCTGATCAATTATTACTCAAAGAAAAGGTTTCTCTTGATTTTATGAAAAGATGTCATGAAATAGACACCATTTTTTATGAACTGTTTGAATTGCCTTTGGAACAAAATGGTATTTTAGATACATCCCTTCATCCTATATTCACTGCGCACGATCACTACACTCATCATGATTACGATAATTTACCTAAATTGGCTATTCCTATGTTTGATGGCGACATTACTACTTTTCCTACTTTTCAACAAAGTTTCAATGTTATGGTTCACTCTAAAAAGCAATTAAGTAACATTTCCAAACTTAATTACCTGCTTGGCGCATTGAAGGGTGCTCCACGGGAGTTGATAgcagatattttaattacaaatgaaaattatccaATAGCCTATAAAACTATTATCGAAAGATATAGTAATAGAAGATTACAAGCATTTACTCATTGGAAGTTAATCGAGGAATGTCCTCGAATGACATCTGATAACGCTGTGAGCTTAAGAATTATCTTAGACACTTTTGCTAAAAATCTTGCTGttcttaataacttaaaatttgaaaCAGGTCTTTGGGATTTTCCGATTACTTATTCTTTACTTTCCAAAATTCACCCTGCCACGCGCAAAGCATTTGAACAGCAATACGCATCAAATGATGTACCCAAATACGATGCTGTAcgattgtttttacaaaaacaatgtgTTGCTCTTGAAACCATAGAACTGGAAATGTCTCAAAACTCAAAGCCCTCTACATCTAAGCATCATTTCTCATTTACTAATCCTCGTATTTTGCataattcgaataatagacacAAACATAActctattttattttcgaataccCAAAAACCTAATTTACTAAATACTTGTTTCTTATGCAAGGGTTCCCACGTGGTGTACAGATGTCCCACATCGTGATATAGTAAAAGCACAAAAGACTTGTACTAATTGCCTTGCTACTTTTCATACTGCTAGATCTTGTTCTTCACAAAAACGATGCCGTATATGTTCCCTTGAACATCATACTttactttgttttaaaacatgTGAACCTACAAATACTTCTGGAAATCAAGTTCCTTTGGATAATCCTCAAACATCAGATAATTCATTAACACCTAGATCTACCACTGCTTGTATGTTACTTAATGATCATGAGGTTTTATTATCTactgtattaattaaaatcaaggATGTCTTTAATAATTGGCATACTTGTAGGGCTGTCCTTGACGGAGGTGCTCAATCAAGCTTCATTTCCAGAAATTATGcgaataaattacttttacctACCTCTAACATTTCTGTCTTTGCATGGACTCGATGGTATGTACTCAACTGCCAAAAAAGGTGTGAATTGCAGTGTCTCTTCACTTTACGATAATAATCAATCCTTTAATTTTGAagctattattattgataaaatttgcAATGATATGCCGTCAATCTCATTTTCAAAAGAACATTTTACTATTCCATCGGAACTAAACTTAGCTGatccatatttctttaaaaaatcatctatagatcttttgcttggaaacgatattttcccgtacattttgcaagatggaaaaatagaaaatgggcCTAATCAACCAGTCTTATTAAATACCTGCTTTGGTTGGACTGTAACTGGTAAAACATCTTATACATCTACTGATAAAATCGTTCGTACCTTTTGTACTACTATTTCAAATTTGGAAACTATAAACAAAACCTTACAAAAATTTTGGCTGATTGAGGAAGTACCGGAAGTCAGTGTTAAATCAAAAGACGATgaatattgtgaaaaatattttttaaataccactTATCGAACACGTTCGGGTAGATACGTGGTCTCTTTACCGTTCAAAATTACTGCTCCAGATTTTGGAGATACATATACCGTTGCTCTCCGCAGATTTTTATctttagaaaaaagatttgCTCAGAATccttagttttttatttcttattctacAATTGTACAGGAATACATAGATCATAATCACATGCAACTTGTACAAAAACCTTCTTTACTTAACATGCATAATTACTTTTATATCAGTCATCATGCTGTCTTTAAAAATGATTCAACTTCAACTCCAATACGCATTGTCTATGATGCAAGTAGTCACgcaaatcaaaaaatttcattaaatcaaGCACTACATACTGGTCCTAAGCTTCAGAGGgatcttgtaaatattttattaaatttcagattacataattatgtttttacttGCGACTTGAAACAAAtgtttagaaatattttgataactCCTAAAGATCGTGATTTTCAAAGGGTACTATGGCGTTTTTCTCCCAATGACCCCATTTCCGATTACCAATTAAATACAGTTACATTTGGGGTTGTTTGTAGTCCATTTTTGGCTATTAGAACCTTAATAAAACTTGCTGATGATTACAATGATTTGCCGATAgcttcaaatattctaaaaacgtcGACCTATGTTGACGACGTAACCGGAGGTTCAAACACACCCTACGAATTAATCtctataaaaaatcaacttaacaATCTTTTACTTAGAGGAGGGTTTGAAGCCCGAAAATGGGCTAGCAATTGTCCCGATTTGTTAAAAGAATTACCTTTAAATCATGTGGCTCACGATATTTCTTTTGATAAAGAAGAcacaactattttaaaaattttgggttTAAAGTGGGATCCTAGACAGGATTGTTTTTACTATACATTTTCAGTTGAAAATAACCACTGTaccaaaagaattttattaagtacTTGCGCCAGAATATTCGATGTTTGCGGTTTTCTAACCCCTATTACAATCTTTATAAAGCTACTCATTAAATCTCTATGGTTGTCGGGTATAGTATAGACTGGGATGAAAAACCACCAGTAGAAATCACTAATaaatgggaaaaatttaaagcagATTTAACCCTTTTAAATACACTAAAAATTCCTCGTTTGATAAAAATAACAGAGTCAAATTCATATGAATTAATTGGCTTTTGTGATGCCTCAGAGAAGGCATACTGCGGGGTGGTTTACATACGAACTTTACACTCTGATAATATATATAGAACGTATTTAGTTTGTGGAAAGTCAAAGGTTAGACTGCGGTAGCCGTGGTATGTTTCTGTCAGAGCTTGCTATTTTTTCATTGTGGTGGAATGGCcctgattttttatttgatcattGTAACACATGGAACTTTTCTAAAATAGTAATTCCCATAGATTTAAACttagaaaaaaggaaaattatactttcttctttagtacaaaaaaatgatgaacttagcgattttgattatttatttgataagtttAATtccttacataaaataaaactaattattgcTTACTTTTTGCGTGGTGTCAAATTATTTcgtaatattagaaataaatcttATCACCctcaattaaatcaatattcTTGTTTCACTCTAAAGGAATTGAACAATGCTTTGTTGTTTCttacaaaatatgtacaaaataaatactttttttttgagattgcgctaataaaaaataaacagcctcttccaaaatatttacaaaaattaaagcccTTTCTTGATGAGCAGGGTCTTTTACGAGTAGGTGGCAGGTTATGTAATTCTTACTCACTATGTTATGATAGTAAATTTCCTTTACTACTGCCTTCAAATGCTAAATTAACacgtttgtttatttttgatctACACATTACATATTTACATTGTGGTATACAAACCACCCAGCACTTtctatttcaacatttttggatCATTTCTGCCAAGAAAATTATACGTGAAGTTATTCGAAAATGTCATACATGCTggaaaataaatccaaaaccaTATACACCCCCTATGGGAAATCTTCCAAGTTTTAGAATTTCAGAAATTCCTAAGGCTTTTACAAATACAGGTTTAGACTTATGTGGACCTTTTGATATTACTATGGGTCGGCTAAGGGGTGCTAAAATTTATAAAGCTTATGTATGTCTCTTTATCTGTACAAATACTAAATGTTTGCATCTGGAGTTATTATCGGATCTTACCTCAGAAGCCCTTTTGGCAGGTCTCCGTCGTTTTATTGCACGACGAGGAAAAGTCTTAAATCTGTATTCCGATTGCGGTACCAATTTTGTTGGTAGCGATAAATATCTGCGGCAAATATTTTCCAATTGTGCGAAAGCTGAAGCGATAGCGTGGCATTTCAACCCTCCAGCTGCTCCTCACATGGGCGGAATTTGGGAGGCAAATATTAAATCTGTAAAGTCGCATCTAATAAGAATTGTTGGTACTCAAAGATTAACGTACGAAGAATTTAACACTGTACTTGTACAAATAGAGGGAGTTCTTAATTCTAGACCACTTTGTCCAATAAGTTCTGATCCCTCTGACCTGGCAGTACTTACGCCTGGTCATTTTTTAACTATGCAACCTCTTAGTGCTTTACCTG is from Anthonomus grandis grandis chromosome 14, icAntGran1.3, whole genome shotgun sequence and encodes:
- the LOC126744769 gene encoding uncharacterized protein LOC126744769 translates to MGRLRGAKIYKAYVCLFICTNTKCLHLELLSDLTSEALLAGLRRFIARRGKVLNLYSDCGTNFVGSDKYLRQIFSNCAKAEAIAWHFNPPAAPHMGGIWEANIKSVKSHLIRIVGTQRLTYEEFNTVLVQIEGVLNSRPLCPISSDPSDLAVLTPGHFLTMQPLSALPDPDFTNHNINRLSRWQLLQRIHRDFWNRWHREYLHTLQQRAKWLDPIGEVEIGTMVVVKNENLHPLQWLLGRIVELLPGRDNVPRVAVVKTTKGNFKRPLVKLCPLPLQ